The following are from one region of the Verrucomicrobiaceae bacterium genome:
- a CDS encoding Gfo/Idh/MocA family oxidoreductase, with product MAEDHLRIGIIGLDTSHAEQFTLRLNDSANPNHIAGGRVVAAFPTPSADLPESRDRVEGFTKIVRDKYGVRIASSIAEVCGSVDAIMLLVLDGRPRLEQMRQILAFKKPVFMDKPVAASLKDAVAIYKLAEEAGTPVFSASALRWYPGVVEVATAEKEPPAAAISYGPAHIMEHHPDLFFYGIHPAEALFTVMGSGCRSVSRVTTPTLSVINGVWDGGRIGTLHAIHEGAKDYRLIRFGREVITEQKTGGDYTPLLREIMKFFKTRQAPVTARETLEIYAFMEAAEESKRRNGATIQLREVLLKASAPEAWLPAAPTPTTAPQPTTKKNLPKAGDS from the coding sequence ATGGCGGAAGATCACCTGCGCATCGGCATCATCGGGCTGGATACCTCCCACGCGGAGCAGTTCACCCTCCGGCTCAATGACTCGGCCAATCCGAATCACATCGCTGGTGGCCGCGTGGTGGCCGCCTTTCCCACGCCTAGCGCCGACCTGCCAGAGAGCCGCGACCGCGTGGAGGGCTTTACCAAAATCGTGCGGGATAAATACGGTGTGCGCATCGCCAGTAGCATCGCCGAGGTCTGCGGCAGTGTGGATGCCATCATGCTCCTCGTGCTCGATGGCCGTCCCCGGCTGGAGCAGATGCGGCAAATCCTCGCCTTTAAAAAACCTGTCTTCATGGACAAACCCGTCGCTGCATCGCTGAAGGACGCTGTAGCGATCTACAAGCTGGCCGAGGAGGCAGGCACCCCCGTCTTCAGTGCCTCCGCACTGCGCTGGTATCCCGGCGTGGTGGAGGTCGCCACGGCGGAAAAGGAGCCGCCCGCCGCCGCTATCTCCTACGGTCCTGCCCACATCATGGAGCATCACCCCGATCTGTTTTTTTATGGCATCCACCCCGCAGAGGCACTCTTCACCGTGATGGGCAGCGGATGCCGCTCCGTCAGCCGCGTCACCACGCCAACACTATCTGTCATCAATGGCGTGTGGGATGGTGGGCGCATCGGCACCCTGCATGCCATCCATGAAGGGGCCAAGGACTACCGCCTCATCCGCTTCGGGCGTGAGGTGATCACCGAGCAAAAAACAGGCGGGGACTACACCCCACTGCTGCGCGAGATCATGAAGTTCTTTAAAACACGACAGGCTCCCGTCACCGCACGCGAGACACTCGAGATCTACGCCTTCATGGAGGCCGCAGAGGAGAGCAAACGCCGCAATGGAGCCACCATCCAGCTCCGTGAAGTATTGCTCAAAGCGAGTGCCCCCGAAGCCTGGCTACCCGCCGCGCCCACGCCCACCACCGCGCCCCAGCCTACCACCAAGAAAAATCTCCCCAAAGCCGGAGATAGCTGA
- a CDS encoding DUF1080 domain-containing protein, with translation MRLALLSVLLVPFVLHAEPVSLFDGKTLDGWDFDPAMWRVEDGVITGGSTTEKIKKNDFISTKKSYQNFEMKLKIKVSGDPKTGMLNSGIQIRSVRAEHGAMSGYQVDCGAGWFGKIYDEHRRNKVIWAPTPEQQAALDKAIDVFGWNEYRIRAEGPRIQTWINGVHCMDYTETDPNIALDGHIAPQVHSGGVCLVQVKDVTIEELPATPGAPTWQSIGGIEGMKAKLPPKPQADAAKPKRDISYNNVQGTSKTAEEQQKLFHLPEGYEIELIVQESEGLGKFVSVYFDQRGRLWTQTALEYPVDSNENPAAAEAVYAGKGKDKVLVYPRESLNAKIPAGGLTNPTVFADGLAIPLGILPWGAGDTCYVQHGHDLKLYKDTNGDGKADTFDVILTGFGVQDSHLFPHQFTRAPGGWIWMAQGLFNNSKVHKPGSDVVVDWPKCSMARMRPDGSEFEVISTGPNNIWGLVITGEGETFIQEANDYGYPVMPFHEYAYYPGGMEALKKSYQPDFPPQAEFRMGGTGLSGLALIESGPLKSSPVPAEQGALVAQQQGNSAPPTYSMAVANPITSKIQTIAMHRDGAYWKLAQLPDLITCDDPFFRPVALTNGPDGCIYIVDWYNKIISHNEVPRAHPDRDKTRGRIWRVKAKQSSHLAPRDEPSAPPTPVAAKSPASSESKPSAHLAERDGYRTIPDFTKLSTEELVATLGTEPVAKAHLAWQELLDRKQLPATHFAAQEYLASSQFSQISQIGRNLSDQNISALLSFAKPSLTNGPTIASTRGNKQLPVREAYDREFERFLVRMFLERHPDVVARFLDSEAAAKLPVEARVLASLALEPKASASRVAKLLPQLDRAPNDEELLRLAQFPGENGCGDSLKALLASPKTRASVVEKLLVHSTKLDPMKIAPFINDAARSLLKATKEMEVLQSGRAVYTIKVRDQDAFKAALQLVSRFNLTDVEAELTAALKETVAKNGIKDLRLPMDDPKAPLGSEPDSIGLALATLAEMKSEASDLFVALAKSPYNQIRINAIAALASSRNPNAPGEYLKLYASIEPSVRRPTLSVLASSKAGAKTIVAALLDKTLPQADLDGPTVERLATVLGDDPAITKLQQQLGGIFREVLLLDGQDSALVDSKITLDGAFTVEAWVRLAPGIGNEDGLLGVKGGVDMNFFGGKFRVYAGSELRDVCVANKPMTPDLWTHVAVTRDEKGHFRIYQNGELDAEGTKPAPQKWENCQIGWSGPNKGTEGAMMEFRVWKVARSAAEIRNGFDRSYRPDKTFTTYLKAGEKLGKGARIAKTIDTPPLLTEEAAKALDAKFAKYTALAAKGHAEAGKALSALCMACHQIGSAGGQIGPNLSGAGAMGLEAVLRNILTPNAAMEPGYRIFRVEMKNGDLIDAFFVSEDKDATIIRQPGLPDRRINKADIRSTKYIRRSLMPEGLLDGLQDQQVADLLAYLMTLKG, from the coding sequence ATGCGCCTCGCTCTCCTTTCTGTCCTTCTCGTCCCTTTTGTCCTTCACGCCGAGCCCGTGTCCCTTTTTGACGGCAAGACGCTCGATGGCTGGGACTTTGATCCCGCGATGTGGCGTGTCGAGGACGGTGTGATCACTGGCGGCTCCACGACAGAAAAGATCAAGAAGAACGACTTCATCAGCACGAAGAAGAGTTACCAAAACTTCGAAATGAAGCTCAAAATCAAGGTCAGCGGCGATCCGAAGACCGGCATGCTGAATAGCGGCATCCAGATCCGCAGCGTGCGTGCCGAGCATGGCGCGATGAGCGGCTACCAGGTGGACTGCGGCGCGGGCTGGTTCGGCAAAATCTACGACGAGCACCGCCGCAACAAGGTCATCTGGGCACCCACGCCCGAGCAGCAAGCGGCGCTGGACAAAGCCATCGACGTCTTCGGCTGGAACGAATACCGCATCCGCGCCGAAGGGCCGCGCATCCAGACCTGGATCAATGGCGTCCACTGCATGGACTACACCGAGACTGACCCGAACATCGCGCTCGACGGCCACATCGCCCCGCAGGTGCACAGTGGCGGTGTTTGCCTCGTGCAGGTCAAAGACGTCACCATCGAAGAACTCCCCGCCACGCCCGGTGCGCCCACATGGCAGAGCATCGGCGGCATCGAAGGCATGAAGGCCAAACTGCCGCCAAAACCTCAGGCCGATGCCGCGAAGCCGAAACGCGACATCTCCTACAACAACGTCCAAGGCACCTCCAAAACCGCCGAAGAGCAGCAAAAGCTCTTCCACCTCCCCGAAGGCTACGAAATCGAACTCATCGTGCAGGAAAGCGAAGGCCTGGGCAAATTCGTCAGCGTCTATTTCGATCAACGCGGCCGCCTGTGGACGCAGACGGCGCTGGAGTATCCTGTCGATTCAAATGAAAACCCCGCTGCTGCTGAGGCGGTGTATGCGGGCAAGGGCAAGGACAAAGTGCTCGTCTATCCGCGGGAGTCTTTGAACGCGAAGATTCCCGCGGGTGGACTCACGAACCCCACCGTCTTCGCCGACGGCCTCGCCATCCCGCTCGGCATCCTGCCCTGGGGCGCGGGCGATACCTGCTACGTGCAGCACGGTCACGATTTGAAGCTCTACAAAGACACGAATGGCGACGGCAAAGCGGACACCTTTGACGTCATCCTCACCGGCTTCGGCGTGCAGGACTCGCATTTGTTTCCGCATCAGTTCACCCGCGCACCCGGCGGCTGGATCTGGATGGCGCAGGGCCTTTTCAACAACAGCAAAGTCCACAAACCCGGCAGCGATGTCGTCGTCGATTGGCCCAAGTGCAGCATGGCCCGCATGAGGCCCGATGGCAGCGAGTTCGAGGTCATCAGCACCGGCCCGAACAACATCTGGGGCCTCGTCATCACCGGCGAAGGCGAGACCTTCATCCAGGAAGCCAACGACTACGGCTACCCGGTCATGCCCTTCCACGAATACGCCTACTACCCCGGCGGCATGGAGGCCCTCAAAAAGAGCTATCAACCCGATTTCCCGCCTCAGGCCGAGTTCCGCATGGGCGGCACGGGCTTGAGCGGCCTGGCGCTCATCGAGAGCGGCCCGCTGAAAAGTAGCCCTGTTCCTGCGGAACAGGGAGCTCTTGTTGCACAGCAACAAGGCAACTCTGCGCCGCCCACCTATTCGATGGCCGTCGCCAATCCCATCACCTCGAAGATTCAAACCATCGCCATGCATCGCGACGGCGCGTATTGGAAGCTCGCCCAACTCCCCGACCTCATTACCTGCGACGATCCCTTCTTCCGCCCCGTCGCCCTCACCAACGGCCCCGACGGCTGCATCTACATCGTCGATTGGTACAACAAGATCATCTCCCACAATGAGGTGCCACGCGCGCATCCTGACCGCGACAAGACGCGGGGACGCATTTGGCGGGTGAAGGCGAAGCAAAGTAGCCATCTCGCTCCGCGAGATGAGCCAAGCGCACCGCCAACACCCGTTGCCGCCAAATCACCCGCCAGCTCCGAAAGCAAGCCCTCTGCTCATCTCGCGGAGCGAGATGGCTACCGTACGATCCCGGACTTCACGAAGCTGAGCACCGAGGAGCTTGTTGCGACCCTTGGCACTGAGCCTGTCGCAAAGGCGCATCTGGCATGGCAGGAGCTTCTCGACCGCAAACAGCTCCCCGCGACCCATTTCGCCGCTCAAGAGTATCTCGCCAGCAGTCAATTCAGCCAGATCAGTCAGATCGGTCGGAATCTGTCCGATCAAAACATCTCCGCACTCCTCTCCTTCGCCAAACCCAGCCTCACCAACGGCCCCACCATCGCTTCCACGCGCGGCAACAAGCAGCTGCCCGTGCGCGAGGCCTACGACCGCGAGTTCGAGCGCTTCCTCGTCCGCATGTTCCTGGAGCGTCATCCCGATGTCGTCGCGAGGTTCCTCGACTCCGAAGCCGCCGCGAAACTGCCCGTCGAGGCCCGCGTGCTTGCCTCGCTCGCCTTGGAGCCGAAGGCCAGCGCTTCCCGTGTCGCCAAACTGCTCCCGCAGCTCGACCGCGCCCCGAATGACGAAGAACTCCTCCGCCTCGCCCAGTTCCCAGGGGAAAACGGGTGTGGGGATTCTTTGAAGGCGTTGCTGGCGAGTCCGAAGACACGGGCCTCCGTTGTCGAGAAGCTGCTCGTCCACAGCACGAAGCTCGATCCCATGAAGATCGCGCCATTTATCAATGATGCAGCAAGATCGCTGCTGAAGGCAACGAAAGAGATGGAAGTACTTCAAAGCGGGCGCGCCGTGTACACAATCAAAGTGCGTGATCAGGATGCATTTAAAGCAGCGCTACAACTTGTCAGTCGTTTTAACCTCACAGATGTCGAAGCCGAACTCACGGCCGCATTAAAAGAGACTGTTGCCAAAAACGGCATTAAGGACCTGAGGCTTCCTATGGATGATCCCAAAGCTCCCCTTGGCTCGGAGCCGGACAGCATAGGTCTTGCTCTCGCGACATTGGCGGAAATGAAAAGTGAGGCGAGCGACCTTTTCGTCGCGCTCGCTAAGTCGCCTTATAACCAGATTCGCATCAACGCGATTGCAGCTCTCGCTTCGTCGAGAAATCCAAACGCACCCGGAGAATATCTGAAGCTCTACGCCTCCATCGAGCCATCGGTTCGCCGCCCGACACTGAGTGTGCTTGCCAGCAGCAAAGCCGGTGCGAAGACCATCGTGGCCGCTTTGCTCGATAAAACGCTGCCGCAGGCCGACCTCGACGGCCCCACCGTTGAGCGACTCGCCACCGTGCTTGGCGATGATCCGGCCATCACAAAACTCCAGCAGCAGCTCGGTGGCATCTTCCGCGAGGTCTTGCTGCTCGATGGGCAGGACAGCGCTTTGGTCGATTCCAAGATCACGCTCGATGGTGCCTTCACTGTCGAGGCCTGGGTGCGGCTCGCGCCGGGCATCGGCAATGAGGACGGTCTGCTCGGTGTGAAGGGCGGTGTGGACATGAATTTCTTCGGCGGCAAGTTCCGCGTCTATGCCGGCTCCGAGCTGCGCGATGTGTGTGTGGCGAATAAACCGATGACGCCCGATCTATGGACGCATGTGGCGGTCACCCGCGATGAAAAAGGCCACTTCCGCATCTACCAAAACGGCGAGCTCGATGCCGAAGGCACCAAGCCCGCCCCGCAGAAGTGGGAAAACTGCCAGATCGGCTGGAGCGGCCCCAACAAAGGCACCGAGGGTGCGATGATGGAGTTCCGGGTGTGGAAAGTGGCGCGGAGCGCGGCGGAGATTCGGAACGGCTTTGATAGGTCCTATAGGCCGGATAAGACCTTTACGACTTATCTCAAAGCCGGTGAAAAACTCGGCAAAGGTGCCCGCATTGCCAAAACCATCGACACACCGCCGCTGCTCACGGAAGAGGCGGCGAAGGCTCTGGATGCCAAGTTTGCTAAATACACTGCTTTGGCTGCCAAAGGCCACGCGGAGGCTGGAAAGGCGCTTTCGGCACTGTGCATGGCCTGCCACCAAATCGGCAGCGCAGGCGGCCAAATCGGCCCGAACCTCTCTGGCGCGGGTGCGATGGGGTTGGAGGCTGTTTTGCGCAACATTTTGACGCCAAACGCGGCCATGGAGCCCGGATACCGCATCTTCCGCGTGGAAATGAAGAACGGCGATCTCATCGACGCCTTCTTCGTCAGCGAGGACAAGGACGCCACCATCATCCGCCAGCCAGGCCTGCCCGACCGCCGCATCAATAAGGCCGACATCCGCAGCACGAAATACATCCGCCGCTCCCTGATGCCAGAGGGGCTGCTCGATGGCTTGCAGGATCAGCAGGTGGCCGATCTGCTCGCGTATCTGATGACGCTGAAGGGCTGA
- the prfA gene encoding peptide chain release factor 1, whose protein sequence is MNYAPIIDAKRTRFADLEDVIGRPNFFDDAKKAGDLLREHRGLQKLMSAWDAYQKAQTELSENRDMAKSLDDKDLAEMAQAEIPLLEAQLIELEKQIQEYILPPDPLEGRDVLMEFRAGTGGDEASLFAGDLMRMYTRFAENRGWKVETLEASSSDVGGVKEATIKISGEDVYRILKYESGVHRVQRVPTTEAQGRIHTSAATVAVLPEAEEVDIELRTEDVRIEVCRSSGAGGQGVNTTDSAVQVLHIPTGTIVRCQDGRSQIKNKEKALGILRSRLLEKKQQEEAAKYSANRRQLIGGGGREEKIRTYNFPQNRVTDHRIEVTLYNLDQFIQGKIEGIQTQLLAADMQERLAEAGLR, encoded by the coding sequence ATGAACTACGCCCCCATCATCGACGCCAAGCGCACCCGTTTTGCCGATCTCGAGGACGTCATCGGCAGGCCGAATTTCTTCGACGACGCCAAAAAGGCAGGCGACCTGCTCCGCGAGCACCGCGGGCTCCAGAAGCTCATGTCCGCCTGGGATGCCTACCAGAAGGCCCAGACCGAACTCAGCGAGAACCGCGACATGGCGAAGTCTCTCGATGACAAAGACCTCGCCGAGATGGCCCAGGCAGAGATCCCCCTGCTCGAAGCACAGCTCATCGAGCTCGAAAAGCAGATCCAGGAGTACATCCTGCCCCCAGACCCGCTCGAAGGCCGCGACGTGCTCATGGAGTTCCGCGCAGGCACCGGTGGTGATGAGGCCAGCCTCTTTGCAGGCGACCTCATGCGCATGTACACCCGCTTTGCAGAAAATCGCGGCTGGAAGGTCGAAACCCTCGAAGCCAGCTCCTCCGACGTCGGCGGCGTCAAAGAGGCCACCATCAAAATCAGCGGCGAAGACGTCTATCGCATCCTCAAATACGAAAGCGGCGTCCACCGCGTCCAGCGCGTGCCCACCACCGAGGCGCAGGGCCGTATCCACACCAGCGCCGCCACCGTCGCCGTCCTCCCAGAGGCAGAGGAAGTCGATATCGAGCTCCGCACCGAAGACGTCCGCATCGAAGTCTGCCGCAGCTCCGGCGCAGGCGGACAGGGCGTGAACACCACCGACTCCGCCGTACAGGTCCTCCACATCCCCACCGGCACCATCGTCCGCTGCCAGGACGGCCGCAGTCAGATCAAAAACAAAGAAAAGGCCCTCGGCATCCTGCGCAGCCGCCTCCTGGAAAAGAAGCAGCAAGAAGAAGCCGCCAAATACTCCGCCAATCGCCGCCAGCTCATCGGCGGCGGCGGACGCGAGGAAAAAATCCGCACCTACAACTTCCCCCAGAACCGCGTCACCGATCACCGCATCGAGGTCACCCTCTACAACCTCGATCAATTCATCCAGGGCAAGATCGAAGGCATCCAGACCCAGCTCCTCGCCGCCGACATGCAGGAGCGCCTCGCCGAGGCCGGCTTGCGCTGA
- the gnd gene encoding decarboxylating NADP(+)-dependent phosphogluconate dehydrogenase, with the protein MSKKSDFGLIGLAVMGQNLVLNVESRGFQVSVFNRTTSVTDEFIAKHPGKALVGAHTLEEFVQSLATPRKIHIMVKSTAVKDTDRDAVDAVIEQLIPLLDKDDIVIDGGNSFYQTTERRDAYLAEKGLRFIGAGVSGGEEGARKGPSIMPGGPASTWEVMKPIFESIAAKVDGEPCVIHIGPGGAGHYVKMIHNGIEYGDMQLICEAYNIFKHAGFTTDEMAAIFNEWNEGDLLSYLIQISGKALEQKDPETGKPVVELIVDKAGQKGTGQWTLLNAAENAVVVSTINAAVEARILSSQKKQRVAASTQLTGPTVNITTDKKELVKKVHDALYASKIISYAQGLDLIQTMGTKKDWKLDLGRIAAIWRGGCIIRARFLNRITDAYRTNANLANLMLDPFFKDVLSKTQQNWREVVSIATLNGIPVPAFSASLGYYDSYRAARLPANLLQAQRDFFGAHTYERTDKPEGQMFHTEWPEVIG; encoded by the coding sequence ATGAGCAAAAAAAGTGACTTCGGATTGATCGGCCTCGCTGTGATGGGCCAAAACCTCGTTCTCAACGTCGAAAGCCGCGGCTTTCAGGTCAGCGTCTTCAACCGCACCACCAGCGTGACGGATGAATTCATCGCCAAACACCCCGGCAAGGCCCTCGTCGGTGCCCACACCCTGGAAGAATTCGTCCAGAGCCTGGCCACCCCGCGCAAAATCCACATCATGGTGAAATCCACCGCCGTGAAGGACACCGACCGCGACGCCGTGGACGCTGTGATCGAGCAACTCATCCCGCTTTTGGACAAGGACGACATCGTCATCGACGGTGGCAACAGCTTCTACCAGACCACCGAGCGTCGCGACGCCTACCTCGCCGAAAAAGGCCTCCGCTTCATCGGCGCAGGCGTCTCCGGCGGTGAAGAAGGTGCCCGCAAAGGCCCCTCCATCATGCCCGGCGGCCCTGCTTCCACTTGGGAAGTCATGAAGCCCATCTTTGAATCCATCGCCGCGAAGGTCGATGGCGAGCCCTGCGTCATCCACATCGGCCCCGGCGGTGCCGGTCACTATGTGAAGATGATCCACAACGGCATCGAATACGGCGACATGCAGCTCATCTGCGAAGCCTACAACATCTTCAAGCACGCCGGCTTCACCACCGACGAGATGGCCGCCATCTTCAACGAGTGGAACGAGGGCGACCTCCTCAGCTACCTCATCCAGATCTCTGGCAAGGCCCTGGAGCAAAAAGACCCCGAGACCGGCAAGCCCGTCGTCGAACTCATCGTCGATAAAGCCGGCCAGAAAGGCACCGGCCAATGGACGCTGCTCAACGCCGCCGAAAACGCGGTGGTGGTCAGCACCATCAACGCCGCCGTCGAGGCCCGCATCCTCTCCAGTCAGAAGAAGCAACGCGTCGCCGCCAGCACCCAGCTCACCGGCCCGACCGTCAACATCACCACCGACAAGAAGGAGCTCGTCAAAAAGGTCCACGACGCCCTCTACGCCTCCAAGATCATCAGCTACGCCCAGGGTCTCGACCTCATCCAAACCATGGGCACGAAGAAAGACTGGAAGCTCGACCTCGGCCGCATCGCCGCCATCTGGCGCGGCGGTTGCATCATCCGCGCCCGCTTCCTCAACCGCATCACCGACGCGTATCGCACCAACGCCAATCTGGCCAACCTCATGCTCGATCCGTTCTTCAAAGACGTGCTCAGCAAGACCCAGCAAAACTGGCGTGAAGTCGTGAGCATCGCCACCCTCAACGGCATCCCGGTTCCAGCCTTCAGCGCCTCCCTCGGCTACTACGACAGCTACCGCGCCGCCCGCCTCCCCGCCAACCTCCTCCAGGCCCAGCGCGACTTCTTCGGTGCCCACACCTACGAGCGCACCGACAAGCCCGAAGGCCAGATGTTCCATACGGAATGGCCTGAGGTGATTGGTTAA
- the rpmE gene encoding 50S ribosomal protein L31 → MKESTHPKTFETTITCTCGAVYDTISTVQNLRIGICAACHPFFTGEQRFIDTAGRVDKFAQRYGSTRARRTAPKPSDVSAS, encoded by the coding sequence ATGAAAGAAAGCACCCACCCGAAGACCTTTGAAACGACGATCACCTGCACCTGCGGGGCCGTCTATGACACCATCTCCACCGTGCAGAATCTCCGTATCGGTATCTGTGCCGCCTGCCATCCCTTCTTCACCGGCGAGCAGCGCTTCATCGACACCGCAGGCCGCGTGGACAAGTTCGCCCAGCGCTACGGCAGCACCCGCGCACGCCGCACCGCTCCGAAGCCCTCGGATGTGTCCGCTTCCTAG